A window of Salmo trutta chromosome 31, fSalTru1.1, whole genome shotgun sequence contains these coding sequences:
- the LOC115169901 gene encoding uncharacterized protein LOC115169901 isoform X3, protein MAATLQISEFDSEDQITKEIAKQEEITSLKYIILRKDKRFGRKDAHPLEGKKISWEVKSHPFNGVPFQVVGTSTYECHQGKDRQVKAKEKHAAKMNKKALEDHALKRRKQNTKKVDCKALINIAHIIRFPGFKIEESTVRSKKEASKDLKAALSERPSSVKAEVVYCVSGPLRRT, encoded by the exons ATGGCAGCAACATTGCAAATAAGCGAGTTTGACAGTGAAGACCAAATAACTAAAGAAATAGCAAAACAAGAAGAGATAACGTCGTTGAAATACATAATCTTGCGCAAAGACAAACGTTTTGGGCGAAAGG ATGCACACCCTTTGGAAGGAAAAAAGATCAGCTGGGAGGTAAAAAGTCACCCATTCAATGGAGTTCCATTTCAGGTTGTGGGCACAAGCACATATGAATGCCATCAGGGGAAAGACCGACAAGTAAAAGCTAAAGAGAAACATGCTGCTAAAATGAACAAGAAGGCG CTTGAAGACCATGCCTTAAAGAGACGGAAACAAAATACAAAGAAGGTGGACTGCAAGGCTTTAATAAACATCGCCCACATTATCCGCTTTCCTGGTTTTAAG ATTGAGGAGAGTACTGTGCGCTCTAAAAAGGAGGCCTCCAAAGATCTGAAGGCAGCTCTAAGTGAAAGACCAAGCTCTGTGAAGGCAGAGGTTGTCTACTGCGTcag TGGTCCTCTGAGAAGAACTTGA
- the LOC115169901 gene encoding uncharacterized protein LOC115169901 isoform X1, protein MAATLQISEFDSEDQITKEIAKQEEITSLKYIILRKDKRFGRKDAHPLEGKKISWEVKSHPFNGVPFQVVGTSTYECHQGKDRQVKAKEKHAAKMNKKALEDHALKRRKQNTKKVDCKALINIAHIIRFPGFKIEESTVRSKKEASKDLKAALSERPSSVKAEVVYCVRFPSLSEHSSHALVGEWSSEKNLKVLQNQCADYLKEITDLTYHLQDEEYMTGLSSHLQSLLQEMKGLVPQDKDLTLTLSPRKRKAEEDMATLPTQGASQPFTDSVGQHADLQNTCEEPCLPN, encoded by the exons ATGGCAGCAACATTGCAAATAAGCGAGTTTGACAGTGAAGACCAAATAACTAAAGAAATAGCAAAACAAGAAGAGATAACGTCGTTGAAATACATAATCTTGCGCAAAGACAAACGTTTTGGGCGAAAGG ATGCACACCCTTTGGAAGGAAAAAAGATCAGCTGGGAGGTAAAAAGTCACCCATTCAATGGAGTTCCATTTCAGGTTGTGGGCACAAGCACATATGAATGCCATCAGGGGAAAGACCGACAAGTAAAAGCTAAAGAGAAACATGCTGCTAAAATGAACAAGAAGGCG CTTGAAGACCATGCCTTAAAGAGACGGAAACAAAATACAAAGAAGGTGGACTGCAAGGCTTTAATAAACATCGCCCACATTATCCGCTTTCCTGGTTTTAAG ATTGAGGAGAGTACTGTGCGCTCTAAAAAGGAGGCCTCCAAAGATCTGAAGGCAGCTCTAAGTGAAAGACCAAGCTCTGTGAAGGCAGAGGTTGTCTACTGCGTcaggttcccctctctctctgagcatAGCTCACACGCACTTGTtggcgag TGGTCCTCTGAGAAGAACTTGAAGGTGTTGCAGAACCAATGTGCAGACTATCTAAAAGAAATCACAGACCTCACCTATCATCTTCAAGATGAAGAGTACATGACTGGCCTGTCTTCACATTTGCAAAGCCTATTGCAGGAAATGAAAGGACTTGTCCCACAGGATAAAGATCTCACATTGACCCTTTCCCCAAGGAAGAGAAAGGCTGAGGAGGACATGGCCACCCTACCAACCCAGGGAGCGTCGCAACCTTTCACCGACAGTGTAGGACAGCATGCAGATTTACAGAACACATGCGAAGAACCATGTTTGCCAAACTGA
- the LOC115169901 gene encoding uncharacterized protein LOC115169901 isoform X2, whose translation MAATLQISEFDSEDQITKEIAKQEEITSLKYIILRKDKRFGRKDAHPLEGKKISWEVKSHPFNGVPFQVVGTSTYECHQGKDRQVKAKEKHAAKMNKKALEDHALKRRKQNTKKVDCKALINIAHIIRFPGFKIEESTVRSKKEASKDLKAALSERPSSVKAEWSSEKNLKVLQNQCADYLKEITDLTYHLQDEEYMTGLSSHLQSLLQEMKGLVPQDKDLTLTLSPRKRKAEEDMATLPTQGASQPFTDSVGQHADLQNTCEEPCLPN comes from the exons ATGGCAGCAACATTGCAAATAAGCGAGTTTGACAGTGAAGACCAAATAACTAAAGAAATAGCAAAACAAGAAGAGATAACGTCGTTGAAATACATAATCTTGCGCAAAGACAAACGTTTTGGGCGAAAGG ATGCACACCCTTTGGAAGGAAAAAAGATCAGCTGGGAGGTAAAAAGTCACCCATTCAATGGAGTTCCATTTCAGGTTGTGGGCACAAGCACATATGAATGCCATCAGGGGAAAGACCGACAAGTAAAAGCTAAAGAGAAACATGCTGCTAAAATGAACAAGAAGGCG CTTGAAGACCATGCCTTAAAGAGACGGAAACAAAATACAAAGAAGGTGGACTGCAAGGCTTTAATAAACATCGCCCACATTATCCGCTTTCCTGGTTTTAAG ATTGAGGAGAGTACTGTGCGCTCTAAAAAGGAGGCCTCCAAAGATCTGAAGGCAGCTCTAAGTGAAAGACCAAGCTCTGTGAAGGCAGAG TGGTCCTCTGAGAAGAACTTGAAGGTGTTGCAGAACCAATGTGCAGACTATCTAAAAGAAATCACAGACCTCACCTATCATCTTCAAGATGAAGAGTACATGACTGGCCTGTCTTCACATTTGCAAAGCCTATTGCAGGAAATGAAAGGACTTGTCCCACAGGATAAAGATCTCACATTGACCCTTTCCCCAAGGAAGAGAAAGGCTGAGGAGGACATGGCCACCCTACCAACCCAGGGAGCGTCGCAACCTTTCACCGACAGTGTAGGACAGCATGCAGATTTACAGAACACATGCGAAGAACCATGTTTGCCAAACTGA